The following are encoded together in the Triticum dicoccoides isolate Atlit2015 ecotype Zavitan chromosome 6B, WEW_v2.0, whole genome shotgun sequence genome:
- the LOC119323276 gene encoding C2 and GRAM domain-containing protein At1g03370-like, protein MRLTVRVIGARNLRAMDFNGFSDPYVKLQVGKQRFKTKVVKMNLNPEWDQEFSFVVADVREVLKLDVYDEDMIGTDDFLGQVRVTLEDLLAAENFSLGTRWYQLLPKAKSDKAVDCGEICLAISLETAGATRSWSDDLATELTGTQKEYSLQSSQSAGASSAALAYEENEATKEDDVNEYFSDGTEIPEDDKCGEVRDPEDRLIPTEISSEAGTSKTEKLDKPSLVDRVYQMFAKKNDDISSTSLTKTEALEEVQQAPAVFEAPLIQTSDICLEITFAELLGSFESRHGQVEMPVNLQGILVNQSYFTSPSDLNNLLFSPDSDFRQTLVQLQGCTDFKTEPWRIDNDGESLKRVISYTTAPSKLVKAVKATEEQSYLKADGKEYSVLLSASTPDVPCGTYFRTEVLFRIMPGPELDSEQQTSHLVISWRMNFLQSTMMKSIIENGARQGLEQNYSQFSDLLSEKINPIDVDDAGSDKEQVLASLQGGQESDWKIAFLYFCNFGVLSSLFVALYIGVHVSLVNSGAVQGLEFPGLDLPDSISEIVMGGLLFLQVQHIFKKIMCFFQAREQKVGDHGVKAQGDGWLLTVALIEGTNLAPVDATGFSDPYVVFTCNGKTKTSSIKFQTLEPQWNDIFEFDAMDDPPSVMNVHVYDFDGPFDEVTSLGHAEINFVKSNLSELADVWIPLQGNLAKSRQSKLHLRIFLNNSKGTGMVTEYLSKMEKEVGKKMTLRSPRTNTAFQELFSLPAEEFLISSFTCYLKRKLPTQGHLFLSPRIIGFYSSMFGRKTKFFFLWEDIEDIQAIPPSLSTWSPSLAITLHRGRGMDAKHGAKSVESGKLKFSLQSFASFSVANRTIMALWKARSLSSESKVQIAEEQSQNNTLQSEDSGIFVGVDDSKSLQMSEVFSSTISANMNSLLEVFEGGSLEMKVMEKVGCLKYSATQWESDKPDEYQRQIHYKFSRKLSPVGGEVTGTQLKSPMPNKKGWIIEEVMELQGVLLGDFFTLHIKYQIEDLAPKQKACSVQVYLGIEWSKTTRHQKRIEKNVLSSSSARLKEMFSLASKQLSHTR, encoded by the exons ATGAGGCTGACTGTGCGTGTGATCGGAGCCCGCAACCTGCGCGCCATGGATTTCAACGGGTTCAGCGACCCGTATGTGAAACTGCAGGTTGGGAAGCAGCGGTTCAAGACCAAGGTGGTCAAGATGAACCTGAACCCGGAGTGGGACCAGGAGTTCAGCTTCGTCGTCGCCGATGTCCGGGAGGTGCTCAAGTTAGATGTCTATGATGAAGACATGATCGGGACTGATGACTTCCTGGGCCAGGTGAGGGTGACACTGGAGGATCTTCTGGCCGCGGAGAACTTCTCGCTCGGCACGCGCTGGTACCAGCTTCTTCCCAAGGCCAAGAGCGACAAGGCAGTTGATTGTG GGGAGATTTGTCTTGCAATATCTTTAGAAACAGCTGGGGCCACACGATCATGGTCTGATGATCTTGCAACTGAACTAACTGGTACACAGAAAGAGTATTCATTGCAATCCAGTCAAAGCGCAGGAGCGTCATCGGCTGCATTAGCTTATGAAGAAAATGAAGCTACTAAAGAAGATGATGTTAATGAGTATTTTTCTGATGGAACTGAAATCCCTGAAGACGACAAATGTGGTGAAGTGAGAGATCCAGAGGACAGGTTGATTCCTACTGAAATTTCTAGTGAAGCCGGAACTTCTAAAACAGAAAAGCTTGACAAGCCCTCGCTTGTTGATCGTGTCTATCAAATGTTTGCCAAGAAAAATGATGATATTTCGTCAACATCATTGACAAAGACCGAGGCTTTAGAAGAAGTTCAACAAGCACCAGCAGTATTTGAGGCTCCTTTAATCCAAACTAGTGACATTTGTTTAGAGATTACATTTGCTGAACTATTGGGATCTTTTGAATCAAGGCACGGACAAGTCGAAATGCCTGTGAATTTACAAGGAATTCTTGTTAACCAGTCATATTTTACATCACCTAGTGATTTGAATAACCTTCTCTTCTCACCAGATTCAGATTTTCGGCAAACATTGGTTCAGCTTCAGGGTTGTACTGATTTCAAAACGGAACCCTGGAGAATTGATAATGATGGGGAGTCCCTGAAGAGAGTGATAAGTTATACAACTGCACCATCCAAATTGGTTAAAGCTGTAAAGGCAACAGAGGAACAATCTTATTTGAAGGCTGATGGAAAAGAGTATTCAGTTCTATTGAGTGCTAGCACTCCTGATGTTCCTTGTGGTACTTATTTTCGGACAGAGGTTCTTTTCCGTATTATGCCAGGCCCTGAACTTGATTCTGAGCAACAGACTTCACATTTGGTAATTTCTTGGCGCATGAATTTTCTTCAGAGTACTATGATGAAAAGTATTATAGAAAATGGAGCAAGACAAGGCTTGGAGCAAAATTATTCACAGTTCTCTGATCTGCTGTCAGAGAAGATCAATCCTATTGATGTAGACGATGCTGGATCAGATAAGGAGCAGGTCTTAGCTTCATTGCAAGGGGGGCAGGAGTCTGATTGGAAGATAGCATTcctatacttctgcaactttggtgTCTTGTCCTCTCTTTTTGTTGCCTTGTACATTGGTGTTCATGTTTCACTAGTGAATTCAGGTGCAGTTCAGGGACTTGAGTTTCCTGGATTAGATTTGCCAGATTCTATCAGTGAGATTGTCATGGGTGGGCTATTGTTTCTTCAGGTGCAACACATATTTAAGAAAATCATGTGTTTTTTTCAGGCAAGAGAACAAAAAG TTGGTGATCATGGTGTGAAAGCACAAGGCGATGGATGGTTGCTAACTGTTGCCTTAATTGAGGGAACCAATTTGGCACCAGTCGATGctactggtttctctgatccttatGTGGTATTTACTTGCAATGGCAAAACCAAAACAAGCTCAATCAAGTTCCAAACACTTGAACCTCAGTGGAACG ACATCTTTGAGTTTGATGCCATGGATGATCCTCCATCAGTGATGAATGTACACGTATATGATTTTGATGGACCATTTGACGAAGTTACCTCTCTTGGACATGCTGAAATCAACTTTGTCAAATCAAATCTGTCAGAGCTAGCAGATGTATGGATTCCTCTTCAAGGTAACTTGGCTAAGTCCAGGCAGTCTAAGTTACACCTAAGAATCTTCTTGAACAACTCAAAGGGCACTGGTATGGTCACTGAGTATCTGAGCAAAATGGAGAAAGAAGTTGGTAAGAAG ATGACGTTGCGGTCTCCTCGAACTAATACTGCATTCCAGGAGCTCTTCTCTCTGCCTGCAGAAGAATTTCTAATCAGCAGTTTTACCTGCTACTTGAAGCGGAAATTGCCTACACAG GGCCATCTTTTCTTGTCTCCAAGAATAATTGGATTTTATTCAAGCATGTTTGGCCGGAAAACAAAGTTTTTCTTTCTATGGGAGGATATTGAAGACATACAGGCAATTCCCCCATCACTATCGACATGGAGTCCATCCCTTGCAATAACTCTTCACAGAGGTAGAGGCATGGATGCAAAGCATGGTGCGAAGAGTGTAGAGAGTGGAAAGCTGAagttttctttgcaatcttttgcaTCATTTAGTGTGGCCAATAG GACAATAATGGCGTTATGGAAAGCAAGATCATTGAGCTCCGAGTCTAAAGTACAGATTGCTGAGGAACAATCTCAAAATAATACACTTCAGAGTGAGGACAGTGGAATTTTTGTTGGTGTTGACGATTCCAAGAGCCTTCAGATGAGTGAAGTTTTCTCGTCAACCATTTCTGCTAAT ATGAATTCACTTCTGGAGGTGTTCGAAGGAGGTTCGTTGGAGATGAAAGTCATGGAGAAAGTTGGATGCCTCAAATACTCGGCTACACAATGGGAATCAGATAAACCTGATGAATATCAACGACAAATTCATTACAAGTTTAGCAGGAAGTTGTCTCCTGTTGGAGGAGAAGTGACTGGGACCCAGCTGAAATCTCCTATGCCCAATAAGAAAGGGTGGATTATTGAAGAGGTGATGGAACTTCAAGGCGTCCTTCTTGGTGACTTCTTCACG CTTCATATAAAGTATCAAATCGAAGACCTTGCTCCTAAACAAAAGGCGTGCAGTGTCCAAGTCTATCTTGGAATTGAATGGTCAAAGACCACCAGACATCAGAAGAGAATCGAGAAGAATGTTCTTTCCAGTTCATCTGCTCGCCTAAAGGAGATGTTCAGCCTTGCATCCAAGCAACTCTCGCACACCAGATAG
- the LOC119321771 gene encoding uncharacterized protein LOC119321771 isoform X1: MEEGGRSSAAPWLPSRTLACVDAWCEAGDAVPALLVETETRWPTDMCSTARNCFHGFLGHLVMEMPPCFTNARLDPLPTQQVYACLFPCLMRKGRLASNPNLNEFSQGHAGGKASRCDACLCGCRSTCDMLSESPCHAMSN; this comes from the exons ATGGAAGAGGGGGGCCGGTCGTCCGCGGCGCCGTGGCTGCCGTCCAGAACGCTCGCCTGCGTGGATGCGTGGTGCGAGGCTGGGGATGCTGTCCCCGCGTTGCTGGTGGAGACGGAGACCCGGTGGCCGACCGACATGTGCAGCACCGCCCGCAACTGCTTCCATGGCTTCCTCGGCCACCTTGTGATGGAGATGCCTCCCTGCTTCACCAATGCTAG GCTAGACCCCCTCCCCACCCAACAGGTTTACGCGTGCTTGTTTCCTTGCCTGATGCGGaaggggaggcttgcaagcaacccCAATCTGAATGAATTCAGTCAGGGTCATGCAGGGGGTAAGGCATCCCGATGTG ATGCTTGCTTATGTGGTTGCAGATCGACTTGCGATATGTTAAGCGAATCACCATGTCACGCAATGAGCAATTAG
- the LOC119321771 gene encoding uncharacterized protein LOC119321771 isoform X2 — protein MEEGGRSSAAPWLPSRTLACVDAWCEAGDAVPALLVETETRWPTDMCSTARNCFHGFLGHLVMEMPPCFTNARCLLMWLQIDLRYVKRITMSRNEQLEKSVSQR, from the exons ATGGAAGAGGGGGGCCGGTCGTCCGCGGCGCCGTGGCTGCCGTCCAGAACGCTCGCCTGCGTGGATGCGTGGTGCGAGGCTGGGGATGCTGTCCCCGCGTTGCTGGTGGAGACGGAGACCCGGTGGCCGACCGACATGTGCAGCACCGCCCGCAACTGCTTCCATGGCTTCCTCGGCCACCTTGTGATGGAGATGCCTCCCTGCTTCACCAATGCTAG ATGCTTGCTTATGTGGTTGCAGATCGACTTGCGATATGTTAAGCGAATCACCATGTCACGCAATGAGCAATTAGAGAAGAGTGTTTCACAAAG ATAA